The DNA region ggagacgccgtggagtaggagctttatctccgaaccacgtaaatcggcgcgtgttggtttgcttgctctttcttgttctttgtatttgtatttagctttcgtatttgtgtttgtattatttgtattccgctgcgcaactaacaaatacgtagaaagcgaacgatttgggggtgccgtctatccaaccccccttcaagccggccaccgatcctccaacatcaATGACTGTCTTCTCCGGTACCCTAATTGCCTCTCAGGCAGACATTTAGTGAGCATGTGGCATCCCACGTAAAGATTTCCTTCGACTATATAAGGATCGATTGAGGTAAGTGAAAGGTATGATGGTTTTTTCTTACACGCGGATATAACGATTGCACTCTCTCTCCCATGTCTGTGAGTTTCATTTCTCAACTCATTACTAACTTGTTCATTGGAGGTACGTCAATAACACCGACTCCCGTTGACTTGCTTTGCGTCACAGGCCACCGTATATTGACCAACTAGGAGATTGTCACAGCTTCAACTCCAAAGGCATTGGGAGAGGAGAAGCCCAAGCGAGTAAATAACAATGTCATCAatgtcttaaaaaaaaaaagatagcccagtgcacgaagctcccgtcatgcggggTCTCGAGAAAAAATCCATTGTACGTCTTGccttactttttgcaagaggctattttcaAGATTCAAACtcgtgaccttttgatcacatgataataattttaccgttgcgccaagactctcctttgatgtcatcaatATCTTATTGACTTTATATTTGTCTTCTCCACATGGGTCATTTGGATTGATTTCGGAGCATCTTCTTTCCCTTTGTTTTTTCTTCCATTGGAGATCGAGATGAATCTTGATGAGGTTGCACCTTAGAACACAATTTAAAGAGAGAGCACCTTGTTGTTGGTATATCTTCAAACTTTACCTCCTTTTCCATGCAACACATAAAGCAGACACACATTCTTTGAATGACACTTCTTTTTCTCTTCAGGCTTTTTGAGGCCTTTGCATATGCGATATGATATGCAATCGTAGGTAAGGTTTATAAAGGTTCTTCACCGACGAGATGTTGGTCTAATTAAGTCCTAGTATGAGCACTTCGTTTAGTTGTTTATTATTAAATTTcagtttcaaaattaaaaaaaattaattcagatTAAAATTGTAAGTTTTTATTTAACATTAATTGAGAATTTTAAGATCTAATTTCTCTTCGGAGTTGAGCATAAGTAAGCTCCTTTTTACGCTAAAGCTGAAAATTTCCAATAATCAAGAACAAAGTGATCTATGAGACCAAGAAAAAGGATAAAGTGGTCAAAAAGTAAAGAGGCATAagttgaatattttaaaagcttCAAATTTCCTCGACCTTTTTAGATCACGATGCAAAAAAAAATGTCTTCCCAATTTCTCTAAAATTATAAAGTGAATTTATAAACAAATTTTCAATGAATATTTTGTATTAATTTAATCATACTTAAAATATAATTcaatagtaattaaaaaaaagGACAAGCTAAGCTATTGTAATGATGAGATGGACCTATACAGACATGAGTTATATCAAACTTTGGTTGTTTTATTAAACAAAACTTTACCCTTTATTTTATGTGATTTCCATAATCCCAAAATTAATGAGATTAATGTCTACCCATTTACAACAGGCATCATTATCACCTAATTAGCTGCAAAAACATGCCTTGAGATTAAGTTAGAGCATTATTAGTAAGGCATTATGTGAGTGCTCTTGGTGTGGTAGCCAACGCAGCAGCCCTTGGCGTCTACCCTAAAGATCTTCAGCAGTTCGCCCGCCATCCTCGCCGCCGCCGGCGAGCACTCCCCTTGCATCACCATCAGTATCTTCACAGCGCCGCCCTTCGCCTCCGATACCGCCTCCCTCGCCCTCCGGTTCCCCTCGGCTACGCACGCCGTCCACAGCACCGACACAGCCGCCTCCTTCCCCTCCCGCCTCACCTTCATCAATCGCCCCATCACCGCCCGCACGCACGCCTCCGCCTCTTCGCAGATCGCTGCCCGTCCCTCTGCGCTGCCGGCGGCTACCTCCATTGCCCGCAGCGCCAGCTCCGCTGCCTCGGCCGGTACCTCGGCGGCGACCAGAATCCTCGTCAGCACCGGCACCGCCCCGGCCCGCACCAACAGCGCCTTCGCGTGCCTTCCCTTGGTCACCGCAAGTAAGCACCGCAGCCCAGAGTCGGCGGCTTCAGGGTCCACCGCGCCGCGGTCGTCGTCGATTAGTAAGAGGCGGATCAGCTCGGGAAATAGATATGGCTTCTCCACGATCGAGATCGTTTTATCCCCGTCGCAGGAAGAGGACGAGAGGATCGACTCGAGAACCTTGGCGGCATCGATTCGAGATCTAAGTTGCGACTCGTCGCCCCGAAGGATTTCGATCAGGGCGGCTACGGCACCGTCGAGGTCGGCGAGGATCGCTTCGATAACGATCTCCCTTCCGCGATCGTCGGTGTATTCCATTCCCAGGACCAAGGCGAGAATCTCGGTGGCCAACCGCGACACTTCGGATCCGGCCGTACTGTCGGCGAGGAAGGAAACGAGGGCGGGGGCGAAAAAGGGGGAGGAAGCGAGGCGGTTCTTGTCAGAATCATGGGAGGTGGAGAGGAAGGCGGAGAGGCGGTGGAGAAGGGGGAGGGGGTCGAAGAGGGAGAGGGATCGGAGATGAAGAAGGAGATCATCGATGGAGGGTGCGGGGGAATGCGATGGGGGCGCCACGGGAGGGAGGAGGTGcggagaggaagatgaagaggaggaCCAGAGGCGGATGAGGCGTCGGAGGGTGAGGTTGGGAACGAGGTGAACAGGGGAGGGGAGTGGGAGGCGGGTGGCAGGGCAGGTCCGGTGGCCGGAATCGATCCAGCTCTGGATGGAGGAGCGGTCGTAGGTGACGCCGGTGGACAAGCTAACGGGTGACCGCATCACCTCCAGCGATATCGGGCAGCGGAAGAAGGTGGGTAACTTCACCTCCAGACCTTCTAACTTCCCACCCTTCTCTCTCCGTCTCCCCATCTATAAATCtgttttgatttaatttgattcgtTTTGATATCTTCCCCTTCCCCCTTTCTCTTGTTTCCTTCGTCTTTATAACAGCGTAGAGAGAGAAGGAAAGATACTCCGGGATTCGACGTCAGCTTTCAACGGTCAAAAGGCAAAGCAACTTAAAGGAATGGATGTAGGGGCCCacttactctctctctctctctcaccaggtttgatttaatttcatataaatagtttctagaaaatttgttttattttaaaaaaaattctgaaatGTACTTTTAGATGACTAAAATTTGgtgaattataaataaataaaactttttaTAATTACAAATTTTTTTAGACACGAACAAGTGTAATAGAAAATATagatttataatttgatttaaatattcaaaatataCATATTATATTACTTTCAATTTATAGGTAGTATGTTATCCTCTAAAATCAATGTCATATTACGGCTTTATTTCATTTAGTGATAAGatttagaaatataaaaaaagTTGATATCGTGATATGTCAGCCTCTAAACTTCTGCTAACTAAATAAGAAATTTCAATTTATTCTTCAACTTTTATCAATCTAATTCCTAGATTCTATCCTAATTCAGTGtatttttatgtttcaattttttattttttattttttatttttacactaTGCATGAAGAACTTTTATTATTATATCTATTTAGTAATGAAAGATCATACATGTTTAAAAACATACTTCAATAACAACTTAACAtactataaatataaaaaaaaaatagttataatTATTACACAAAAACTATAAAATTTGGCTCCTGCTAGAATGATAATAATTTTACTGGGGTTTGAGCCTTAAGAATTAATGTAAGCTAGGCTAtacaataaattttataaatatgttGTAATTTAGTTTGAGAAAAAATGATGGAGAATGAAGTTCAACAATGGCAATTTCAAACTAGGTCACACCACTGGTTAAATTAGAACCAGAGACCAGGTGGACTAGCTGAAGATGAATGGATCATGGATGtcagtttaatttctaaaattggatcCAACCAACTAGTTAAACCAGAGGTCAAATGTTGGAATGATAGTTAACTTGAACTTAGGCTTCAGGTCAGCTGGATTTTGAGTAATCAGCAATGGAGAAACTGAGAACCATTTTAAGGTGGCCTGGGTCATTCTCGGTTCTATCTTACCGATAGTAAATAATGCCCATGTAAGGATGTTGTCAATAAAATGACAATCAATATCcatattttgattcatatgtaTGAGTAGGCTGGTAGATAACATGTGAAGTTGCCACCAAACAACTATATATAAAAGTAGTTGCCTTTGTTAAGTCGTGACAATCAGACTCGATTCTGAGGtaagaattcaaaaattcaaggaATATGGTTGAGTTGTGATTATTTATATCCATAGATCAGATCTGAATTTCCAACTGAGTTGATAAAGAACTTAGAAATTGTTGTGTAGATCTTGgatttagtatatatatatatataaccatttATCCCTAAAACTAGAAATAAACTCTTTTATGTTTACATTCTTAATAATCTTAATTGAGCTTGAAGTTGAAGAGGCGAGCAAAGAAGGTGAGACAAGTATCTAGCACTCATGTTTTTTTATTAGACTCTTCAATGATAATTTTAATTGGATATACTTTCTCATCTGCTTTCTAATTGCATAAGAAAACTTAGTTGTACTAGAAAATAGCCCATACATCGATATTGTTAGGCAAGTCTCCAACACCTCAcccatcaaaataaataaaaaaaatacatttctTATGTTTATAATCTGTCTGAGGCTGTGTAATTCTGCCAACTGGGTGTATGCAGTCTGTGATAAGGTCAAAGTTGGAGTTACTCTCGGACTGTGATACCTATTAAACTAAGTAAAGACGCAGTGCATGTTGGAGATACACTCCATGTCATTGTAATTATTAATAGTAGAAGTTATTTTCTACTAGGTAAGGCCAGCTGATTGATGACAGATACGGAAGACAATTTCTGTTTCTGTTTAGGTCAACATTTTTTACTTTGGTGCTTTGTCACGCTGTGCCTTTGTGCATGGCTCTGTTGCAGTGGAACTCCAAGTGGGAGACGAATATTAAAATGGCGAAGAATAACATATAAAAAGGAATTTCATAGGCATCAAAGACTTTGATGATACATA from Zingiber officinale cultivar Zhangliang chromosome 4B, Zo_v1.1, whole genome shotgun sequence includes:
- the LOC121974634 gene encoding U-box domain-containing protein 28-like, with the protein product MGRRREKGGKLEGLEVKLPTFFRCPISLEVMRSPVSLSTGVTYDRSSIQSWIDSGHRTCPATRLPLPSPVHLVPNLTLRRLIRLWSSSSSSSPHLLPPVAPPSHSPAPSIDDLLLHLRSLSLFDPLPLLHRLSAFLSTSHDSDKNRLASSPFFAPALVSFLADSTAGSEVSRLATEILALVLGMEYTDDRGREIVIEAILADLDGAVAALIEILRGDESQLRSRIDAAKVLESILSSSSCDGDKTISIVEKPYLFPELIRLLLIDDDRGAVDPEAADSGLRCLLAVTKGRHAKALLVRAGAVPVLTRILVAAEVPAEAAELALRAMEVAAGSAEGRAAICEEAEACVRAVMGRLMKVRREGKEAAVSVLWTACVAEGNRRAREAVSEAKGGAVKILMVMQGECSPAAARMAGELLKIFRVDAKGCCVGYHTKSTHIMPY